One genomic window of Cinclus cinclus chromosome 6, bCinCin1.1, whole genome shotgun sequence includes the following:
- the ACYP1 gene encoding acylphosphatase-1 → MADGDGLMSVDYEVHGKVQGVFFRKYTQGEAKKLGLVGWVQNTSHGTVQGQIQGPAARVRELQEWLRKIGSPQSRISRAEFSNEKKIEALDHKEFQILK, encoded by the exons ATGGCGGACGGCGATGGCTTGATGTCCGTGGACTACGAGGTGCACGGCAAGGTGCAGGGCGTGTTCTTCCGCAAGTACACCCAG GGGGAGGCCAAGAAGCTGGGGCTTGTTGGCTGGGTCCAAAACACGAGCCATGGCACTGTTCAGGGGCAAATCCAGGGTCCAGCTGCCAGGGTGCGGGAGCTGCAAGAATGGCTCAGGAAGATAGGAAGTCCCCAGTCCCGTATCAGCCGAGCAGAGTTCAGCAATGAGAAGAAGATCGAGGCGCTGGATCACAAGGAATTCCAGATTTTGAAGTGA
- the ZC2HC1C gene encoding zinc finger C2HC domain-containing protein 1C, whose translation MAFFPPVAPEVAATKFSPGSQMKHQKNNFQHGSILDKEESLKDLYAQKNQRYSYSRSAESTQDRLRHGGFWSGGLESKYLISQACTLSAKSLGRHKEGVDRAYPLQPISHQKSARAPLLNTGSSPYVKETPNCRSSSISKGMVPAGRSQLAAVLCPWTGELGPSVPHLYRRELANILKLEADRRNLEEAIQEKKALLGEKLKRTEETLRRIQREKELIKVEERRESEVERTSEQKATRRPEQKTFRAADKPDVGIFSGAQSAEDTIPKPATTLHPQELAVGKLKEWLMATKYDKTNNSKIQDNIPMEHLASCSKVAPKHSLSLPPLADSHPAAEMLQASAVEQEGFGQCSFCKRKFLCTRLEKHMNICGKNQESKRKVFDSSKARARGTELEQYQQRKSSRSPQSKTPPRKNNWKQKHEALIQILSQARQVQQILAKGRKVSDLPPLPPIENPDYVACTYCGRKFAPRVAERHIPKCKNIKNKPPPPPQRRR comes from the exons ATGGCTTTTTTTCCACCGGTGGCTCCTGAGGTGGCAGCTActaagttttctcctggttcccagATGAAACACCAGAAGAACAACTTTCAGCATGGATCCATACTTGACAAAGAGGAAAGTTTAAAAGATCTCTACGCACAAAAGAACCAAAGATATTCCTATTCTAGGTCTGCAGAAAGCACTCAGGACAGGCTCAGGCATGGAGGCTTCTGGTCAGGTGGACTAGAGAGCAAGTATCTCATCAGCCAGGCCTGTACTCTGTCAGCTAAATCATTAGGCAGACATAAAGAAGGAGTGGACCGTGCCTATCCCCTGCAACCAATTTCTCACCAGAAGAGTGCAAGAGCTCCACTGCTTAACACTGGAAGTTCCCCATATGTGAAGGAAACTCCGAATTGTAGATCAAGCTCAATAAGCAAAGGGATGGTTCCAGCAGGAAGGTCTCAGTTAGCTGCAGTGCTCTGCCCTTGGACAGGAGAGCTTGGACCATCAGTTCCCCATCTATACAGGAGAGAGCTGGCCAACATCCTAAAACTGGAGGCAGATAGAAGGAACTTAGAAGAGGCAATTCAAGAGAAAAAGGCCCTTCTTGGAGAGAAGCTCAAGAGGACAGAGGAGACACTTAGGAGGATTCAAAGAGAGAAGGAGCTTATCAAGgtagaggagagaagagaaagtgaAGTGGAGAGGACCAGTGAGCAAAAGGCTACAAGGCGCCCTGAGCAGAAAACTTTCAGAGCTGCAGACAAGCCGGATGTTGGGATCTTCAGTGGGGCACAGTCTGCAGAGGACACTATCCCCAAGCCTGCCACCACTCTCCACCCCCAAGAGCTGGCTGTAGGAAAACTCAAGGAGTGGCTGATGGCCACAAAATAtgataaaacaaacaacagcaaaattcAAGACAACATACCCATGGAGCATTTAGCTTCTTGTTCAAAAGTGGCCCCAAAACATAgcctttctctccctcccctcgCAGACAGCCACCcagctgcagagatgctgcaaGCCAGTGCTGTGGAGCAGGAGGGCTTTGGACAGTGCAGCTTCTGCAAACGTAAGTTTCTCTGCACAAGACTCGAGAAACACATGAATATCTGTGGCAAGAACCAAGAGTCCAAGAGGAAAGTGTTTGACTCCAGCAAGGCCAGAGCTAGGGGAACAGAACTGGAACAGTATCAGCAGAGGAAGAGCTCAAGGAGTCCTCAG AGTAAAACACCACCCAGAAAGAACAACTGGAAACAGAAGCACGAGGCTCTCATCCAGATCTTGTCGCAGGCCCGCCAGGTGCAGCAGATCCTCGCTAAGGGGAGGAAGGTGTCTGACCTGCCCCCATTGCCTCCCATCGAAAATCCAGACTATGTTGCCTGCACCTACTGCGGACGCAAGTTTGCCCCCCGAGTAGCTGAGAGGCATATTCCCAAATGCAAAAACATAAAGAACAAGCCCCCACCTCCACCACAGAGGAGGCGCTGA